A stretch of DNA from Maridesulfovibrio sp.:
CGAGCGTCTGCATCAGGTCCAGATAACTCTTCAGGTCCTCCATGCTGAGCTTGAATTTTCTGGCCAGCGGCTTATACCGCTTTTTTTCCAGATCATCCAGATGATCCCTTACAAGCGAGACAAGAATCGGATCATCGTCCAGCTTCAATGTCTCCAACTGAATCATCAAACATTCCTGTGGAGTGCGGGCTGCAACCCCTACAGGGTCGAACCTCTGTATCCTGTACAGCACTCTTTCCACGTCTGCGATTTCAGTATAGCATGTTTCGGCGACCTCTTCCAAGTCAATCCGTAAAAAACCTCCGGAGCTAAGGTTCCCGATAATGCACTCTCCGATTTCGATTTCCTTTTCACTGAAATCGGAAAGAGACAGTTGCCAGTGCAGGTGCCCTTCAAGCGAGGTTGACTTTGTAAGCCGTGCCTCGAAGGACATACCGTCTTCAAGAGACTCAGCCTCGCGGGAGGCTGACTGCTTGGAAGTGCTGGAAAATTCACCAAGGTAATTTTCCCACTCCGCTTCCCTGGACATCTGGACCTCTTCGGCAGATGCGGTACCGGCGTCAGAATCAGGAGAATCGGTCCTTTCCTGAGAATCGGCTTCCTCAAGAATAGGATTTTCCATCAGCTCCTGATGTACTGAATCCACCAGCTCCAAACGCGAGAGCTGCAATAATTTAATTGCCTGCTGCAACTGGGGAGTCATCACCAGTTGCTGCGTAAGCTTTAATTGCTGTCTAAGTTCCAACCCCATAGACTTACGCCACCTTCGTGATCATACAAGAATAACCAATCTGAATTGTTTTCGGCATTTCGCAAGAAACAGAAACATTTTTTCCCATTCTGCTCCCAGCGTGATTAAACAATGCCATACTCCACTATATTTTGCAACACGCATCTAAAATTAATCTGAAATTTCAATATGTTTTAGGGAGTATGGAGGCTTATGAAAAAAGTGTACCAATGTTCTTGCAGACTGTAAATCCACACGGGCCAAATTAATTAAACTTAGGCTAAATATCCTGAAATGGACAAAAGGAAGAATTATCGTACGCAAACAGATACAGGACAAAACAAAAACAATAGCTCTTAGCAAAAAAACGCAAAAAATCCCGAAACAACGGCATGTCAGCAGCCTTTTATCCCGGGATTTTATTAGCAGCGCGATATCTTGATTTTTCGAAATTGGCGAGAATCCTACCTCATCTTCCGACTTTGAAATAATCGCTTATGAAAAAGATTACAAACTGAAGGAGTCACCGAGATAAAGCCTTCTGGCCTTGGTGTTCTTGACAATACTTTCCGGGGAACCGTTCAGAATAACGCGCCCTTCATAGACCAGATAGGCCCTGTCACATATGGATAGTGTTTCGCGCACGTTATGGTCGGAAATAAGAATTCCCAGCCCCATATCCTTGAGAGACGAGATAATGTCCTGAATATCAATTACAGCTATCGGATCTATGCCCGCAAACGGCTCATCGAGCAGGATAAAACTGGGATTGTTGATCATGGCTCTGGCAATTTCCAGACGGCGGCGTTCACCTCCTGAAAGATACATGGCTTTCTGGTCGGCAAGACGCAGAATATTAAGCTGGTCGAGAAGTTCATCTGCGCGCCGCCCCACGGCTTTACCGGAAATTCCGGTATGCTCGATGATGATTTCCAGATTCTTGCGCACCGAAAGTTTTTTGAAGATGGAACTTTCCTGCGGAAGATAGCTGACCCCCATACGGGCCC
This window harbors:
- the rpoN gene encoding RNA polymerase factor sigma-54; the protein is MGLELRQQLKLTQQLVMTPQLQQAIKLLQLSRLELVDSVHQELMENPILEEADSQERTDSPDSDAGTASAEEVQMSREAEWENYLGEFSSTSKQSASREAESLEDGMSFEARLTKSTSLEGHLHWQLSLSDFSEKEIEIGECIIGNLSSGGFLRIDLEEVAETCYTEIADVERVLYRIQRFDPVGVAARTPQECLMIQLETLKLDDDPILVSLVRDHLDDLEKKRYKPLARKFKLSMEDLKSYLDLMQTLDPLPGASFSSGDSFYISPDAYVYEYDGDFVIVLNEDGLPKLQMNAFYVETLASTKGEDKEYFQDKMRSAQWLMKSLYQRQRTLYKVLESIVRFQRDFFAHGVTKLKPLILKEVAEDIEMHESTVSRITTNKYVSTPHGIYELKFFFNSALGLDDGSQVGSESVKAMIKKLVGEEDGKKPLSDEKIAEILKESLEVNIARRTVAKYRTALGIPSSSKRKKVF
- the lptB gene encoding LPS export ABC transporter ATP-binding protein; this encodes MSSIVARKLVKCYGPKEVVRGINLTVREGEVVGLLGPNGAGKTTTFYMLVGVVKPTSGEVYFDKKLITRLPLHERARMGVSYLPQESSIFKKLSVRKNLEIIIEHTGISGKAVGRRADELLDQLNILRLADQKAMYLSGGERRRLEIARAMINNPSFILLDEPFAGIDPIAVIDIQDIISSLKDMGLGILISDHNVRETLSICDRAYLVYEGRVILNGSPESIVKNTKARRLYLGDSFSL